One Triticum dicoccoides isolate Atlit2015 ecotype Zavitan chromosome 5B, WEW_v2.0, whole genome shotgun sequence genomic window carries:
- the LOC119312310 gene encoding serine/threonine-protein kinase AGC1-5-like, giving the protein MERIRFRSVDAGAGTYPTTLPSPRMLDAAATEPPGFRKSMNPIYADGTARSASTAAISASLDAPDPNGSTRSHGADADAESGNSNNNSVAAVLVRRHTGGDGRWEAIRAADARESPLSLGHFRLLKRLGYGDIGSVYLVELRGAAGGGALFAMKVMDKGSLVSRNKLSRAQTEREILGLLDHPFLPTLYSHFETDKFFCLLMEFCSGGNLHSLRQKQPSKHFTEHAARFYASEVLLALEYLHMLGVVYRDLKPENVLVREEGHIMLSDFDLSLRCAVSPTLVRTPSGRVGAAGGLVHGCKLPRILSSSKAKGKKKLAAAKATQQELVPGDGKKQPWTSLEFMAEPTGARSMSFVGTHEYLAPEIIRGDGHGSAVDWWTFGVFLYELLHGTTPFKGSGNRATLFNVVGQPLRFPDAPGVSTAARDLIRGLLAKEPQKRLAYRRGAAEIKQHPFFEGVNWALVRSAAPPYIPDAMDCGPVPVRLPSDAPSQGGTPRSVAPGGKAGSPRADPASYVDFEYF; this is encoded by the exons ATGGAGCGCATCAGGTTCAGGAGCGTCGACGCCGGCGCCGGCACGTACCCGACGACGCTGCCGAGCCCCAGGATGCTCGACGCCGCCGCGACGGAGCCGCCGGGCTTCAGGAAGAGCATGAACCCGATCTACGCGGACGGCACCGCCCGCTCCGCGTCCACCGCGGCGATCTCGGCCTCCCTCGACGCCCCCGACCCGAACGGCTCCACACGAAGCcacggcgccgacgccgacgccgagagcgggaacagcaacaacaacagcgtgGCCGCGGTGCTGGTGCGGCGGCACACCGGCGGGGACGGGCGCTGGGAGGCCATCCGGGCGGCGGACGCGCGCGAGTCGCCGCTCAGCCTGGGCCACTTCCGGCTGCTGAAGCGGCTGGGGTACGGCGACATCGGCAGCGTGTACCTGGTGGAGCTCCGCGGCGCCGCGGGCGGGGGCGCGCTCTTCGCCATGAAGGTGATGGACAAGGGGTCCCTGGTGAGCCGGAACAAGCTGTCCCGCGCGCAGACGGAGCGCGAGATCCTCGGCCTGCTCGACCACCCCTTCCTCCCCACGCTCTACTCCCACTTCGAGACCGACAAGTTCTTCTGCCTCCTCATGGAGTTCTGCAGCGGCGGCAACCTGCACTCCCTCCGCCAGAAGCAGCCCAGCAAGCACTTCACCGAGCACGCCGCCAG GTTTTACGCGTCCGAGGTGCTGCTGGCGCTGGAGTACCTGCACATGCTGGGCGTGGTGTACCGGGACCTCAAGCCGGAGAACGTGCTGGTGCGGGAGGAAGGCCACATCATGCTCTCCGACTTCGACCTCTCGCTCCGCTGCGCCGTCAGCCCCACGCTCGTCCGCACCCCGTCCGGCCGCGTCGGCGCCGCCGGCGGCCTCGTCCACGGCTGCAAGCTCCCGCGCATCctctcctccagcaaggccaagggcaagaAGAAGCTGGCGGCGGCCAAGGCCACCCAGCAAGAACTGGTGCCCGGCGACGGCAAGAAGCAGCCGTGGACGTCGCTCGAGTTCATGGCCGAGCCGACGGGCGCGCGGTCCATGTCCTTCGTCGGCACGCACGAGTACCTGGCGCCCGAGATCATCCGCGGCGACGGCCACGGCAGCGCCGTCGACTGGTGGACCTTCGGCGTCTTCCTCTACGAGCTGCTGCACGGCACCACgcccttcaagggctccggcaaccgcGCCACGCTCTTCAACGTCGTCGGCCAGCCGCTGCGCTTCCCGGACGCGCCCGGCGTCAGCACCGCCGCCAGGGACCTCATCCGCGGCCTGCTGGCCAAGGAGCCGCAGAAGCGGCTCGCGTACCGCCGCGGCGCCGCCGAGATCAAGCAGCACCCATTCTTCGAGGGCGTCAACTGGGCGCTCGTCAGGAGCGCCGCGCCGCCCTACATCCCGGACGCCATGGACTGCGGCCCCGTGCCCGTGCGGCTCCCCAGCGACGCCCCGTCGCAGGGCGGCACGCCGAGGAGCGTCGCCCCCGGTGGCAAGGCCGGCTCACCTCGTGCTGATCCGGCGTCGTACGTGGATTTCGAGTACTTCTAG